Within Myxococcus fulvus, the genomic segment GAAGATGTCGCTGAAGTCCGGGATGTCGAGCGACGTGTCGCCGCGCGCCGTCTCGCGCACGAGGCCGAAGAAGGTCGCCCAGAACAGGCCGCCGTAGAAGGCGATGAGCGGCGCCCTCATGATGAGGAAGGAGTTCTCCGCCAGCCACCCCACCGTGCCCAGGAAGAGGCTCAGCGCGACGAGCAGCTGCAGGCCCGCGGCGGAGAAGGGGTAGCGCCAGGCCTTGCGCAGCCGGCGGGTGAAGGGCACCACGTCGCGGTGGAGGAGGAGCACCTCCGTGTCGCCTCCGCACAGGCCGCACCCCACCAGCTCCACCGTCTGGACGCGGCGCCCCACCGCGCACTCCGGACACAGCGACGCGCCGCAGGACTGGCACTGCCAGCCGGCAAGCTCTCGGGGATGTTGGCGACAGGCGATGGAGGCGGAGGACATGTCCCCCGAAGCCTATGCCGCGCCGGGGGCCTCGTCCCAGGGGGCGCCGAGCCAGGACTGGTACGCGGCCTTCTGGGCCTCGGTGGGCCTGTCCACGCGCGAGAGCCACACCGCCTCCGCGGGCTTGGCGCCCAGCACGACGGGCACCTCCAAGAGCCTGTCCCGGCGGAACACCGTCACGCGCACCGTCTCGCCGGGGCGCTTGTCCTCGCACCGGGCGACGAGGGCCGCGCCGTCCGCCTTCCAGCCGTCCAGCGCCACCACGTCGTCCTCCGCGTACAGCCCCGCGTCCTGCGCCGGCGAGCCGTCCAGCACCGTGGCCACCGTGGCGCTCCCCTTGAGGGTCAGGCCCAGCCAGCCCTTGGGGCGCGCCTCCGTGGCCTTGCCCTTGGGCGGCGTGCCACCCCTGTCACTGGCGGACTCGCGCGGGCGGAAGTTCGCCTCCAGGCCCACGTGCGAGAGGACCGAGTAGTCCAGCTCCTCCGTCGTGCGCAGCGCCCGCTCGAAGAAGGCCGACAGGTCCACGCCCGCCACCTCGCTCGCGGCCGCCTCCACGCCGTCCTCGTCCACCCCGGAGCCGTCGCCGTGGCGCTCCCACAAGAGCCGCATCACGTCATCCAGCCCGCGCGCGTCGCGGGTGGCGCGGCGAAGCTCGAGGTCGAGCAGCGCCGACACCACCTCGCCCTTCAGGTAGTAGGAGATGGCGCTGTTGGGCGAGTTCTCGTCCGGCCGGTAGTGCTTCACCCAGCTCACCAGCGACGCCTCCGCGAGCGTCTGGGTGCGTCGGCCCGGCGTGGAGTGCAGCGCCGTGAGCGTCTCACCCAGGCGCGTGAGGTAGCGCTGGGCGGACATCAGCCCCGCGCGGCGGACGATGAGGTTGTCGTAGTACGCGGTGGTGCCCTCGAAGGCCCACAGGAGCGCGGTGTAGTTCTCCTTCGAGTAGTCGAAGGGCACCAGCGCCCGGGGCTTCACCCGCTTCACCATCCACAGGTGGAAGTACTCGTGCGCGGCCAGCGTGAGGAGGTCCTCCCAGCCGCGCCCCGTGGCCAGGCCCGTGCGCGGGAAGAGCAGGGCGGTGCTGGACTGGTGCTCCAGGCCGCCGCGGCCCTTGTCCGTCAGGTACAGGAGGAACAGGTAGCGCGACATGGGCAGCCCGCCGAACAGCCGCGCCTGCACCTCGCACAGCCGCTGGAAGTCCGAGCACAGCCGCTCCGGGTCCGCCGGCGTGTCGCCCCAGACGACGACTTCGTGGGACACGCCCGCCACGCTGAAGGTCAGCGGCGTGTGCGGGCCCACCTCGATGGGGCTGTCCACCAGCGTGTCGTAGTCCTTCGCCACGAAGGCCCCGTCGCGCTGACCCAGGGCGCAGAACGACGTCCAGCCCGGGGGCGCGTCCACCGTGACGTGATGCTCCAGCTCGCGCGTCGCGTCCGTGTAGACGAACACGCAGGCGCCGTTGAGGTACGCGTGCGTGCCGTCCACGTGGCTGGTGCGCACCGTCAGCTCGTTGCAGTAGACGCGGTAGCGCAGCGTGACGGCCTGGCCCTGTGCGTCCACCCGCCACGTCTGCTTGTCCACCCGTCGCACCAGCAGGGGCGTCCCGTCCACCGTCGACGCGGTGACGTCCTGGACGTGCCGCGCGAACTCGCGCACCAGGTAGCTGCCCGGCGTCCACACCGGCATCCGCGCGTCGAGGGTGGCTTCACCCTCGGGGAAGGTGGCCTCCACCTCCAGCAGGTGGGTGTGGGGCCGGGGCAGGCTGACGCGGTAGCGGACGACGGTGGGGGACATGACCGGGCCTTTCTTCCCGGGCAGGCTACTTCGCCCGGACGAGGACGGCCGCGAAGAAGCCGTCGGTGCCGTGGGTGTGGGGCGCCAGCCGGAGGAACGGGCCAGGGCCGAGCTTTGCTCCCAGCTCCGCGCCCAACAGCTCCGCCACGGGGCGCACGCTGTACTCGGGGTGGCGGGCGAGGAAGTCCTCGACGATGGCCTCGTTCTCCTCGCGCAGCACGCTGCACGTGCCGTAGATGAGCCGGCCGCCGGGCTTCACCATCCGCGAGAAGCGCTCCAGGAGCGCCTTCTGCCGGGCGGCGTGGGTCTCCAAATCCTCCGGCGTCAGGCGATAGCGCGCGTCCGGCTTGCGGCGGAACGTCCCGGTGCCGCTGCACGGCGCGTCCACCAGCACCCGGTCCGCCTTGCCCACCAGCGCCTCCAGCGCGGTGTCCACCTCCGGCCCCTCCGCGGGGATGAGCTGGGCGCGCACGTTGTGCACCCCGGCGCGGCGCGCGCGCTTCTTGAGGTCCTCCATCCGCCGCTCGTCGATGTCGAGCGCGTGGAGGTCGCCGCGGTTCTTCATCTGCGCGGCCAGCTGGAGCGTCTTGCCGCCCGCGCCCGCGCACGCGTCCACGACGCGCGTGGGCGGCGCGTCCACCAGCATGCCGAGCAGCTGGCTGCCCTCGTCCTGGATCTCCAGGAAGCCCTCGCGGAAGCACTCCAGCGCGAAGACGTTGAGGCGGGTCTCCAGGTGCAGGCCCATGGGGGACAGGGCCGTGGGCTTCGACTCCACCTCCGCGGCGGCGAGTCGCTTCGCCAGCGCGTCCCGGTCCTCCTTGAGGAGGTTGGCGCGCACGGTGAGCGGGGCGCGCTCGTTCATCGCCTCTGCGGCGCGGGCGGCGTCCTTGCCGTACAGCGCGAGGAAGCGCTCAGCGAGGAAGTCCGGCAGCGACGCGGCGATGGGGAAGCGCTTCTTCTCCGGCAGGGCCTCCAGCGCCGCGGCGGCCTGGGGCAGGGCGGACAGGGCCTGCGCGTCACCGGGCGCCAGGGACGAGGTGCGCGCCACGTCGGCGAGGGGCTCGCCGTGCAGCACGCGCGAGGTGGCCAGGCGCAGCACGTCCTGCCGCGTCGCGTCCACCGAGTCGAAGCGCGGGTGGGCGCGCGACAGGAGGAAGTCCACGGTGCGCTGGCGGCGCAGCAGGGCGTAGACGCGCTCGGCGACGGCGCGGCGCTCCGACGAGTAGAGGTTGGCCTTGCGGCGCAGGGTGAAGTCCAGCGCCCGGTCCGACAGCCGGCCTTCGTGGCGCACCAGCGCGTACGCCTCCAGGCAGGCCTGGAGCACCAGGTCCTCGCGCAGCGGACGCGTGGAGCGCTCGCGCTCGGCGGCCGTGAGCTTCTTCTTTCCGGACGAAGGGGAGGAGGACTTCTTCTTCGTGGACGGCCGCGCGAAGCGGCGGGACTTGGATGGGGGAGCCATGACGTGCAGGGGCCTTTGCATCCCCGGGGCGGGTTGACAAGCGGGGAAAGCAAACCCGGGTGGCCGCCGGGCGCCCTTCGCGCCCGCCGACACACCCGGGGAGGCCCGCGCCTCGAAGGAGGGCGGGGGGATTTCAGTCGGAGCGGCCGGACCGGCGCCGACGCATCAGCCCGGCGAACAGCAGTCCCGCCAGGGGGAGGAGGGTGGCGGTGGGCCCCGCCGCGCAGCCTCCGGAGCCGCCGCCGGGCTCATCCTCGGTGCCGGGCGTGCCGGGCACGGTGGGCGTGGGGCGCTCGTCGGGCGTGCCCGCGTCGGTGCCCCCGCCTCCGCCGCCGGACGCGGTGGTGACGGTCACCACGGACGTGGCGGTGCGCGTCACCGCGCCGAACGTGGCCGTGGCCGTCACGGTGTACTGGCCCGCCTTGGCGTAGGTGTGCTCCGCGGAGCGGCCCTGGGCCGAGCCGCCGTCGCCGAAGTCCCAGCTCACCGGGACGTCCGTGGTCGTGGTCGCCAGGAAGAGCGCGCGGTGGGGGGCCACGCCGCGCTCGCCCTCCACGGTGACGGACAGCGCGTCCGCTGGAGGCGGCTCTTCCACGGGCGGCAGGTCCTTGCGCAGCGTGAGGCTGTCGAGCACCTTGCCGTCCGTCGTCAGGAGGTTCGCGGTGAGCAGCCCGTCGACCACCTCCACGTCCAGGAAGCCGTAGGCCTTGTTGTCGCGCATGGCGCTCCAGGCCGGCTGGCTGGTGTCGAACGCGCGCAGCGTCGCGCCGCCGCCGCCCACCACCAGGTAGGGGATGCCGCCCGAGGACGCCACGTCGTCGCCCTTCATCGGCTTGCTGCGCTCGTAGTTGTGGTCATGCCCGGTGAGCACCAGGTCCACCCCGTACTTCTCGAACAGGGGCGCGAACTGGCGGCGCATGGTGAGCTGCGAGCCGTGCTCGCCGCTGGACCAGGGCGGGTGGTGGAAGAAGACGACCTTCCACGGCTGCGTGGTGCCGGCCAGGTCCGTCTCCAGCCACGCCTTCTGCTTCGCCAGCGAGCAGCGCTCCGCGGACGACAGGCCGATGGCGCAGTTGGAGTCGAGCGACACGAAGTGCACGTGCCCCCAATCGAACGAGTAGTAGCGCTCCGAGCCCTCCGGGTTGTTGGTGGGCATGTAGAGGTTGTCCAGGTACGGCTGACCCTGGTTCGTCACGTACTCGTGATTGCCGGGCGAGGCGAACAGCGGCACCTGCCCGAGCAGCTCCCCCATGGGCACGAAGAGGTGCTCCTGGAAGTCGGCCTCGGTGCCGTCCGGGTAGGCGTTGTCACCCAGGGCGACGAAGAGCTCCGGCTTGGTCTGGAGCATCCGGGCCGTCACGCGCCGCTGGTCCGAGCCGCCCGTGCCGAAGTCCCCCATGGCGGCGAAGTGCACGCGGCGCGTGCCGGGCACGGGCGCCGTCCTGAAGCTCTTGGCCGGCGTCTTCAAGCCGCAGGCGCTGACCTCATAGGTGTACTCGGTGCCGGGCTTGAGCCCCGTGAGCACCACCGCGTGGACCTTGCCCGAATCCTCCGAGCGGGCGACCTCGTTGGCCGCTCCCACGCCGTAGCGCACCTCGGGCGAGCAGTTGGCCGCCAGGCGGAACGCCACCAGGGCCGTGTCGGGTCCGACTTTCTGGAGATAAGGGTCGCGAGCGAGGACGCCCGCGGAGGCCAGGCCCGACACCAGGGTCAGGGCCACGGCGAGGGGAAGGGGGTTGAAGCGGTTCTTCCGATGCATGCAGCCTCCTCCCGAGGAATCTCGGGACGGAGGCCCAACCGTTCACTCCGCGACCTTCATCCAGCCTTCCCACCGAGGAGCGGGCGGCGAGGCGAGCCCCCGCACGCCCCTCGCTGGGGCAGGCGGCCGGCGCTACTTCTTGATGTCGTAGGAGGCCAGGTCCTCGGTGCGCTCGCCCTCCTCGCGCACCTTGCCGATGCCCGGCACCAGCCAGTACGTGCGCTCCTTGCCCTCCTTCACCTCGCCCGCGTCGTTGAGCTTGTCGCGGCGGACCTTCACGGCGTTGGTGAAGGTGCCGGCGCGCGTCTGCACCGTCACGCCCACCTCCAGCACCCGCCACGTGTAGGTCGGGTCGCTGTCGTCCTTGCTGCCGTCACCCATCACCGTGAACTCCTGCACGGCGCTGGTGTAGGCCCAGGGCACCGTCGTGGGCGCGCGCGCCAGTGACTTCACCGTCGCGGGGCTCCACGTGGTGGTGCGCACCTGGGCGCCGTCGCGGTGGTCCTCCTCGCGCAGGCGCACGACGAGGCCGTTGCTCTGCTCGAGCTGCCACGAGTACTCCTCGTAGAGGATGCCCGTGGCCACGCGGTCCTGCCGGCTGTGCACCAGCACGCCCGTCGTCCCCGCCGGGGCGCCCGGCACATCGCGCGGGCCGAGCACCTCCACCCGCTTCTGGAAGCGGCCGTGCACCGGGTCCTCGATGTCGTAGACCCAGAGGGAGCCCGTCGTCAGCGGCCACAGCGTCGTGGCCGCCGGGTCCGGGTTCGTCGGGTCCGGGTTCTGCGAGTCCCCCGGCAGGCCCACGTCTCCGTCCGGATTGGAGCCGCCGGGTCCGGCGCCCGGCAGGCTTCCTCCACCACCACATCCCACGAGCAACCATCCGGCCGCGAGCGCGACCACCCACCTGCGCGTCATGTCAGCTCCTCCCGTGTCCCCTTGGGGCTTACCGCCGTCCACCGCAGCCCCCGCAGGGGCATGCCCTCCGTCCGTCCCAGCGCCGCCGTCAGCGAGCCGGGCACGGGCTCCTCCACTTCCAGTTCCAGCCGCCGCCCGTCGAAGTCGAGCGCGCAGCTCTTCACCATCACGTTGCGCTCCCCGAGCGCGCTCCTCAGCGACGCCTCCGCGCCCACCAGGTCATCGGCCTGGGCGGACACCAGCAGCCGCTGCCTCGGCGCCGAGGGCGCCTCGCGGTTGAACAGGTCCAGCACGAACAGCAGCGCCGCCACGAACACGGTGCCCACGCCCGCCAGCCCCAGGCTGCCGTGGCCGCACGCCATGCCCAGGCCAATCATCAGGAACAGGATGGCCGCGTCGCGCGGGTCCTTGAGGCCGGAGCGGAAGCGCACGAAGCCGCCCAGACCCACCAGGCCGAAGGCCTTGGCCACGCTGTCCCCGATGACGGCGGTGATGACCGCCGCCGCCGCGCACAGCAGCACCTGCGCCTGAATCATGTCCGCCTTCGGCAGCGCCCGGCGCATGATGAGCCGCCAGGGCCGCAGGGACAGCACCGTGCCGATGAGCGCCGCCGCGAGCATCCGCGGCAGCATCACGGTGATGGACAGGCTGTTCAGCTCCGACTTGGCGCTCTCGAGGAACGCCGGAATGGAGGCCTCCATGGTGTCTGTGTTCCCTCAGAGCTCGACCTGTTGCGTGGGTGCTTCCACCGCCGGACGGCTCGCGCGGGCCTGCGTGGCCCGGGTGTCGAGCGCCGCCGCGGTGGCGATGACGGCATAGGCGTTGCGCAGCGCGGGCAGCTTCCGGGGATGGGCCTCCAGCACGCGCTGGATGAGCACGCGCGCCTCGGGTCCCAGCGGCAGGCCCTTGAGCGAGGAGAGCACCGTGGCCGGCCAGCGGCTCGCGTGCGTCACCCGCAGGCGCCACGCCCGTGGGTCGTTCATCCCGTCGACCGAGTCCAGCGCCTCCTTCGTCTTCGGCGCGCAGCGCTCGCGCAGCGTCCAGGCCTCCTCGGTGGCGAGCCCCGTCAGCGAGCGCATCACCAGCTTGGTGGCCTTGTCCGCCAGCGCCTCGCGCAGGCCGCGGGCCACCGGCGTGTCCAGCCCCTGCGTCCCGCGCAGCACCGCGAGCCTGTCGTGGGGCAGGAGCGCCTCGCGCAGCGCGTCCGAGCGGGCGTCGGAGAGCCCACCCAGGCTGCGGGCCACCTCCGCGTACAGCCCCCGCTGCATGCCCGCCTCGCGCACCACCCAGGACTCCTCGCCGTCCACGCCGGAGAGGCCCAGCAGCACGTCGCTCAGCTTCCCGTCGCGCACGCCGCGCTCGCGCAGCGCCCAGGCCTGGGGCGAGCTGTCGCCCTTGAGGCCCTGCAGCGCCTCCGTGGGCGCCTGGGCATACAGTCGCTCCCGCAGCATCGCCGCGCGGGCGCCCGTCTGACCCAAGAGGCTCGCCGCCACCTGGGCCGGCGCCAGCGGCGCGAGCACCTCGCGCAGGGTCCACGCGGGCTCGTCATCCAGGCCCTGGAGGCCCCGCGCCGTGAGGGCGGGGAAGCGCTCCACGAACTCCAGGCGTCGCTGATGCGCGGCGAGTCCGGGCAGGCCGCCCAGCATCCACACCGCCAGCGCCGGCTCGCGCGGCTCCACCGTGTCGAGCGCCTGGAAGAAGCGGGCCTCGACGTTCTCCACCTCGACGGGGCCCGTGGGCACCGATGCGGGGGCGGGGACGATGCGCTGCACGGGCGTGTCACGCCCCTCCAGTCGGGCCACCACCGCGTCCACCAGGCGCTGCTCCAGCACGTGCAGCGGCGCGTCGTTGTTCTCGATGATGAGCCAGCGCCGCGGGTCCTCCTTCGCCAGCGCGAGGAAGGACTCGCGCACGCGCACCGCCAGGCCCGCGCCCACCATGCCCTTGCGGCTGTCGCCCGCCTCGCTCTTGTTCGTCAGCGCCTTGCCCAGCCGCTTGCGCCAGCGGGCCAGGTCCGGGTCCACGTCCACCAGGATGACCAGGTCGGGCCACAGGCCCTGCGAGGCCAGCTCGCACGCGGGCCTGAGCTCCGACATGGGCAGCCCCCGGCCTCCCCCGCTCAGTGCCAGCTGCGAGTACAGGTAGCGGTCCGTGATGCACACCTCGCCCCGCGACAGCGCGGGCGCCACGACCTCCTCGAGCTGTTGCGCGTCGCGCGCCAGGTTGAGGAAGAACTCCGCGCGCGGTGACATCTCCAACAGGCGAGCGTCCCGAGTCAGCTCCCGCACGCGCCGGGCCGTGGACGAGCGCAGCTCGCCTCCTTCCCGTGCGTGCGCCACCCGGTAGCCGAGCTTCTTCAACCTCCCGGCCAACAGGTTGGAGAGCGTCGTCTTGCCGCTGCCGTCAATCCCCTCGAAGTCGATGAACACGGTGCCTATCCCCTCGCGACCCCATCCACGGCGAAGGCATGTGCCCTCGCCATCCCCTCTGCGAACTTGCTGTACGTCGGCGCGCCGCCCGGATTGAGCGACGACAGCCAATCGGGCAGCTCCTCCCCCAGGTGCTTCACCTCCACCACCACGCGGCCCTCCCGGAAGAAGGGCGGCCCCAGCCGTTCGCTCGTCAGCGCAAGCTGGGACATGGCCAGCTCCGGGGCAACGTGGTGGTAGCCGATGTCCCGGTCCACCGTCACCCGCCACGCCTGCGACGCCTGATACACGTGGCGCTGATACGTCACCGCCAGCACCGGCTGCAGGCTGCCTCCGGTGATGAGCGGCAACAGCCGCGCGCCGCCCCGGAGCACGCGCCCCAGGTCCGAGCGCGGCACCCAGACGCGCCGCTTCTGCGTGAGGCCATGGCGCTCGCGCTTCACCTCCAGCACCACGCGCTCCACGCCCCCCGCGCCCACGTCCGGTGAGTACTCCTTCGTGCGGACCTTGAGGCAGTCCTCCGGTGTGCGCAGCGCGCGCGACGCCAAAGGGCAGCCCGGCCGGTCGAAATAGACGGACACGATGCGCGTGGGCGCGGGCACCTGTCCCTCCAACTCCCGCGTCAGGCGCGCGCACAGCGCGAGCGCCGTCTCCTCCTCCAGCACCAGCTTGAACTCACGCCGGAGCCTGGTCACTTCCCCCTCGGCGAACGAGAGCATGGCGTGTCTCCGTGATTAGAAGCGGGTGGCGAGCTGCAGCGAGTACTCGAGGCCCGGCGCCTCGTCCCCTGGCCGCAGCGCGCGCTCCACCTGGAACTGCCCCCGGAACCGACTCCCCAACAACAGGTTGAGACCCCCGAGCAACGAGTGGCCTCGCCCCTCCACCTCCCCCCGCAGCTGCAGTCCCTCCGCGCCCACCACCGGCTGGAGGGCCCACTCCGTCGTCACCGGGAGCGTCCAGCTCGCCAGCAGCAATTGCGCGGTGAACGGCCCCACCGGCAGCCGGCCCGTGACGACCTCACCCGTGACATGGAACGCGCCGAACTTCAGCTCCGCGTCGGCCGCCATCGCGTGCCTGCGCGCTCGGTCCAGCGCCTCCGCCACGTACGTGCTGACGCCCAGGGTGAGCATCTTCTTGAGCGGGCGCACGGTGATGCGTCCGGCCAGGTCCTCCTTGGTGCGCACGCCGAGCTCGTCGCGCGAGCCCTGGAACGCGCCCGCCGAGACGCGCAGGTCCCACAGGCCCTTCAGGCGCACCTCGCCCATCAATCCCAGCCGGCGTCCACCCAGCTCGTGCACGTCCCCCAGGTAGTCCTCCA encodes:
- a CDS encoding RsmB/NOP family class I SAM-dependent RNA methyltransferase, which codes for MAPPSKSRRFARPSTKKKSSSPSSGKKKLTAAERERSTRPLREDLVLQACLEAYALVRHEGRLSDRALDFTLRRKANLYSSERRAVAERVYALLRRQRTVDFLLSRAHPRFDSVDATRQDVLRLATSRVLHGEPLADVARTSSLAPGDAQALSALPQAAAALEALPEKKRFPIAASLPDFLAERFLALYGKDAARAAEAMNERAPLTVRANLLKEDRDALAKRLAAAEVESKPTALSPMGLHLETRLNVFALECFREGFLEIQDEGSQLLGMLVDAPPTRVVDACAGAGGKTLQLAAQMKNRGDLHALDIDERRMEDLKKRARRAGVHNVRAQLIPAEGPEVDTALEALVGKADRVLVDAPCSGTGTFRRKPDARYRLTPEDLETHAARQKALLERFSRMVKPGGRLIYGTCSVLREENEAIVEDFLARHPEYSVRPVAELLGAELGAKLGPGPFLRLAPHTHGTDGFFAAVLVRAK
- a CDS encoding metallophosphoesterase, with the translated sequence MHRKNRFNPLPLAVALTLVSGLASAGVLARDPYLQKVGPDTALVAFRLAANCSPEVRYGVGAANEVARSEDSGKVHAVVLTGLKPGTEYTYEVSACGLKTPAKSFRTAPVPGTRRVHFAAMGDFGTGGSDQRRVTARMLQTKPELFVALGDNAYPDGTEADFQEHLFVPMGELLGQVPLFASPGNHEYVTNQGQPYLDNLYMPTNNPEGSERYYSFDWGHVHFVSLDSNCAIGLSSAERCSLAKQKAWLETDLAGTTQPWKVVFFHHPPWSSGEHGSQLTMRRQFAPLFEKYGVDLVLTGHDHNYERSKPMKGDDVASSGGIPYLVVGGGGATLRAFDTSQPAWSAMRDNKAYGFLDVEVVDGLLTANLLTTDGKVLDSLTLRKDLPPVEEPPPADALSVTVEGERGVAPHRALFLATTTTDVPVSWDFGDGGSAQGRSAEHTYAKAGQYTVTATATFGAVTRTATSVVTVTTASGGGGGGTDAGTPDERPTPTVPGTPGTEDEPGGGSGGCAAGPTATLLPLAGLLFAGLMRRRRSGRSD
- a CDS encoding M61 family metallopeptidase, producing the protein MSPTVVRYRVSLPRPHTHLLEVEATFPEGEATLDARMPVWTPGSYLVREFARHVQDVTASTVDGTPLLVRRVDKQTWRVDAQGQAVTLRYRVYCNELTVRTSHVDGTHAYLNGACVFVYTDATRELEHHVTVDAPPGWTSFCALGQRDGAFVAKDYDTLVDSPIEVGPHTPLTFSVAGVSHEVVVWGDTPADPERLCSDFQRLCEVQARLFGGLPMSRYLFLLYLTDKGRGGLEHQSSTALLFPRTGLATGRGWEDLLTLAAHEYFHLWMVKRVKPRALVPFDYSKENYTALLWAFEGTTAYYDNLIVRRAGLMSAQRYLTRLGETLTALHSTPGRRTQTLAEASLVSWVKHYRPDENSPNSAISYYLKGEVVSALLDLELRRATRDARGLDDVMRLLWERHGDGSGVDEDGVEAAASEVAGVDLSAFFERALRTTEELDYSVLSHVGLEANFRPRESASDRGGTPPKGKATEARPKGWLGLTLKGSATVATVLDGSPAQDAGLYAEDDVVALDGWKADGAALVARCEDKRPGETVRVTVFRRDRLLEVPVVLGAKPAEAVWLSRVDRPTEAQKAAYQSWLGAPWDEAPGAA
- the tmk gene encoding dTMP kinase is translated as MFIDFEGIDGSGKTTLSNLLAGRLKKLGYRVAHAREGGELRSSTARRVRELTRDARLLEMSPRAEFFLNLARDAQQLEEVVAPALSRGEVCITDRYLYSQLALSGGGRGLPMSELRPACELASQGLWPDLVILVDVDPDLARWRKRLGKALTNKSEAGDSRKGMVGAGLAVRVRESFLALAKEDPRRWLIIENNDAPLHVLEQRLVDAVVARLEGRDTPVQRIVPAPASVPTGPVEVENVEARFFQALDTVEPREPALAVWMLGGLPGLAAHQRRLEFVERFPALTARGLQGLDDEPAWTLREVLAPLAPAQVAASLLGQTGARAAMLRERLYAQAPTEALQGLKGDSSPQAWALRERGVRDGKLSDVLLGLSGVDGEESWVVREAGMQRGLYAEVARSLGGLSDARSDALREALLPHDRLAVLRGTQGLDTPVARGLREALADKATKLVMRSLTGLATEEAWTLRERCAPKTKEALDSVDGMNDPRAWRLRVTHASRWPATVLSSLKGLPLGPEARVLIQRVLEAHPRKLPALRNAYAVIATAAALDTRATQARASRPAVEAPTQQVEL
- a CDS encoding VTC domain-containing protein, with the translated sequence MLSFAEGEVTRLRREFKLVLEEETALALCARLTRELEGQVPAPTRIVSVYFDRPGCPLASRALRTPEDCLKVRTKEYSPDVGAGGVERVVLEVKRERHGLTQKRRVWVPRSDLGRVLRGGARLLPLITGGSLQPVLAVTYQRHVYQASQAWRVTVDRDIGYHHVAPELAMSQLALTSERLGPPFFREGRVVVEVKHLGEELPDWLSSLNPGGAPTYSKFAEGMARAHAFAVDGVARG
- a CDS encoding DUF4956 domain-containing protein, giving the protein MEASIPAFLESAKSELNSLSITVMLPRMLAAALIGTVLSLRPWRLIMRRALPKADMIQAQVLLCAAAAVITAVIGDSVAKAFGLVGLGGFVRFRSGLKDPRDAAILFLMIGLGMACGHGSLGLAGVGTVFVAALLFVLDLFNREAPSAPRQRLLVSAQADDLVGAEASLRSALGERNVMVKSCALDFDGRRLELEVEEPVPGSLTAALGRTEGMPLRGLRWTAVSPKGTREELT